From Acidimicrobiia bacterium:
TGCGGTGTAAGTTACGGGTCCTTAACCCTAAATATACACCCAGGTTTAACGCTAGGGTTGATTTACCAGCACCACCTTTAGGTACTGCTACTGAGATCATTATCCCTTTACGCCCACCTGTGGTAGCAGGAAAACTGTTTTGGTAGCTGCCTGCGGGGTGGGATGTCACAGCTGCGGTGTTGTTCCACTGCCCTGGTGTTGTGTTTGGTGCCTCTTGTAGAGCCGGATTGTTAGGATTTCCCCACAAAACGTCAGGGTCTGATGCGACCACAGGCTGTGTTTCCCACTGGTTACTTGGAGAAACAACCGGATTTGTGGTTGGGGTAACACCCCAGCTTCCGGCGGTGTTACCTTCGGGTTGTGGTGCGGGCACCATCTGGTTTGTGTTTTGAGGTGGAACGGTTTCCCCCCAGCTGCTTGTTGGTGGGACAGGTTCGGGTGTTCCCCAACTGTTGGACGGCGGCGGGGTGGGTTCTGGTTGGCTAGGGCTTTGGGTCCAGCTGGGCTGTTCAACAACCTGTGGCGCTAAGTTAGGTTCCTCCCAACGGTTAGACACGGGGGCAGGTTCAGGTGTTCCCCAACTGTTGGACGGTGGCGGTGGTGTTTCGTCCCAATCATGTTGTTTCGTGGGTGAGGTTCCCCACGTGTTGGTCGGAAAGTCCTCTACAGCTTCGTTGTTAAAACCTGCGGTGTTTGGGGTCTGAGCTGTGTCTAGGGTTTGATGGGTGTTAGGCGACGGTGGGGTTTGGGTGCCTGTCCCACCCCAGGGGTTGGTCTGTTGGGTGTAGGGTTGTTGGGGAGGGGATGTGTCCCATGAAGCAGATGGGGTGGTAGGTGTTGGTACAGCTGGTGCCCATGCCGGTTCTGGAGGACTTGTTGGTTGTGGGGTGCCAGGTTGTGGTGGTTGGCCCCATTGGTTTGTGTTTGGGGCGGTGGGATTATCCCAAGGAGCAGGTTCTGTTAACAACTCGTGGAGTTGTTGTGTAGAGGTAACTATAGGTTCTGGGTTGTGCAGCTCGATTGGTTCCCAAGCCCATGGTTGATCTACAGGTTCTGTGTTAACAATCCCGGTACCTGAGATAGCACCTAAAAGGTTGTTTAACGAAAATGGTGGGGTTAACAGCCCGGCTGAGGGATGAGAGGTAACAATGTTACGCCCTAAACCAGAACTGTCGATAACAGCAACTTTCCATGATGCTACCGTTAGCCGCCCGATGAGTTCTTCAGCGCTAAAACCTGAACCACCATCGGGTAGATTGTCAGCGAAGATGATTATAAGGTCGCTGGTTGTTCTGCCGTTAAACACCCCTGCTGCGATAAGGTCTCTAAGATCTGCACCTGATGCACAGTAGTGGACTTGTTCGAAAAGTTGTGACGCTGTTAAGGCGTTAGCTACACCTACGGCGCCCGCTACTATAATATGTATTGGTGCTGTCATTCGTTAAACCTTTGGTGGTGTTTGGGTCACAGGACGGTTTTGTTTAGTCACCGGCTGGTTCTGTCCCAAACTGGGCAGGACTGTTAAGGTCTGTGATGTCCCCTTCTAGGACCGACCCTGGCGCTCCGCCGGTTTGGTCTAGTTCGACCATGTTGTCAACAACTGGTCCTCGGTACACAAAATAAAGTGTTGCGGAAGCGTCAGATGCTATGAGGTTCATAGCGTGTTCAACTGGTACCCGCAAAACATAGGTGCCTGGCATTGGGGTGGTTGGTAACAACTCTTCGGGTTGCATGTTCAACCCATCAGCACCAGCTTGACGGTTAGCAGCAGCGTCTAAACCTTGAGGGCTGATTGTAACATCAACGATTTCAACACCTGAAACTACTAGTTGGGATAGTTTGTTGGAAGGGTCAGTAGCGACGATGTCAACAATGTCACCAATACCTAGTTTGCCTAGCATTGCTGTAGCTGGACGGGCTGTTACTGACACTAAACGTTCATCTGGCCCTAACGTTTCGGAAAGGTTGCTATAAAAACTGAACGCATCGGCCCGTATTTGTTGGCCTAGAAAAACTGTCGTGTTGGGATAAGCGCCTTCTATAGTTTCCAACGCCAACGATAAAGCATCAGCAGCGTTGTCAGCTACAAACGTGTTCGGTTCTATAGCCTCAACATCTACAGGGACTGCCTCTAACATAGAGTCATCTATTTTGGAAAGAGTTGAAAGCTGTTGCGCAGCTTTAACCACATAGGTCTTAGAAGGTTCTGCAGATGTTAAAATCAACAAAATCAGCGCTACAGTCCCTAACGCCGAAATAACCCCAAGTTTTAACAACGAGTTCGACTTTTTTTCAGGTGCTGTTTTAACGCGACGACCCGCACGTCCCTGTTCGGGAACGTTTTGGGCTGGTGGCGGCCCACCAAAGGAAGGCGGGTGTCCTGGTTGGGGTGTTTGATTGAAACCAGGCGATGAAAAACTCATTAGGAAGCGCTCCAAGGTCAACAGCTAAACAAAAACGGGTCGCGGCTAGTGTCGGCCCCTCCCTACCAAGGTGCGAGCACGTCTTTGAAACCCAAAACGGTGCAGCTTTATACCAACAATAACAACCACGACCCCAACTACAGCGGGATGTTATGGATGACCGCTAACCGTTAAACACACCTTTTGTTGCGACCCACAATACATATTTTGTTGTGGAGTGCGTGGTGTGGGGTTATAGCAGTGGGTCCGGGTTGCTTAATAAAGATGCCATCAAATGTGTTTTAGCTGTTTCTATGTCGCTGTGTTGTAAATGTGGGTAGGCAACCAAAATTTCGTTGGCCGGTATCCCTCTCAACAGGTAGCGTTGCACAGCCGCAACGGGTGTTCTGGTACCCGCAAAAACTGTTATGTTGGTGTTGTAGAGATCTGGGGTTACCTGCCCAACGTTTTTTGGTGACCGGGGAGTGTCATATAGGGTTTGTAGCCTGTGTTTTACCCACTCTAGGGTTTCCTGGCGGTCAATGATGAACAGGTTTGTGGTGTGTGTTGGTATTTCCGAGAGGGTGTAGAAACCACCGTTTGGGGTTACAGCTAAGAATCTTGGTGAAGAGTTATGCTGTGTTTGAGACCATATCCCTAACTGTTGGCTGACACCCACAATTTGTGTGATACACACATTGTTGTTGAGTAGCAAAACAGTGTTGCGTAGCTGGCAAAGCTGCCCCACCCCGAAAGTAGGGTTGGTGTGTCGCATATCAGACCGGTTCGGTGGGGTAGGGTTTTGGAAGTGGAACCATTCCAACCAGATTTTTAGCCGTGCCACTGGTATCCCGGTCACAACACTTGTGTCTTTCACATTTAGCGCTACCAGGTTTTCAAAACCGGTTACAGAGGTTTTAGTTGTTGGTGTGTCACTCAACGAACACCTCCTTATGAAACGGTGGCAACATGACAGCGCAGCTGCTTTTGTGGTGCGTCTGGCGAGACTCGAACTCGCATACCGTTTCCGGCGACGGATTTTAAGTCCGCTCTGTATACCAATTCCAGCACAGACGCCTACAAACATCCTCCACACCGAAACAGCTTTAGACATGTTGGACGCTAACTTTTTCCTAAAGTGGAGCCTGGGACCGGGTTCGAACCGGTGACCTGCCGCTTACAAGGCGGCTGCTCTACCAACTGAGCTACCCAGGCATAAAAAACGATTGTGTGTTGAGTGCTGTTTTTAGCAAACAACTAGGTTGTGATGTTTTAGGCAAGGGTACAGGGAATCGAACCCTGATCTACGGTTTTGGAGACCGTCATGTTACCATTACACCATACCCTAACGGCTATGTTTTAGTGTCAGCGGAAGGTTGAGGAATCGAACCCCTAAGCTTTCACTCACCCCGGTTTTCAAGACCGGTTGCCGACCATTCAGCGGAACCTTCCAAAAATGGGTCACAAACCTGCAACAGCTTTTAACATGTCACACAAAAACTGTGTTGTGTAACCCCATACCCGTTTTTGTGGGGTGGTAAAGGTTTTGTTGCTGGTTTAGGAAACCGTTGAACCTGGCGATGAAACCAATGAGGCCCACCATCGCTCAAACGGGTGGTTGTTAGCACCAGTGGGGCGGTGTGTTAAACACACAGTTGTTTTTGTTGAAATAAACATGTTAGTTAACATCTGGCCTCCTTGGTAACATGGTGTGCCCTTTTCGGGCTTGCCACAACACATAGTGTAACCGGTAACACAAAAAACCACTAGCTGTGGTCCGCAACAAACCACAGGTGTTGTTACCACAAACGCGTTGTTCTGTTACCCACGGTTTTGGGTTCAAACCCGAAGCAACAACAGTACCACCTTAAGAACACCATCCTAAGAACAACACAAACCGTGTTGCACAAGATGGTTTTTAACAAAGGAGACCAAAATGGAAACAAAGAATCCGGGCCTAGGAGCCTACCTGATTTGGGGCGTGTTGTGCCCCGTCCTTGTGTTTGTCGCCTGGTGGGCGATAAACACCCACCACCCATCGACCGGGTGGTCCCAGGCAGCATTCATTGTTACCTGGGCGGTGCCGATACCGATCATGGTGTCGGCAGCACTATCTTTCCTGATGGTGGTAACATCAGGAAAAACTAGGGCGCTGATCACCCCACTAGCGAACGCCGGGAAAGCGTTCGAAAAGTGGGCTATCGGCCCCCTAGCCCGCGACGACCGATGGGCTGAAGTCCATCTGCACCAGGTCCGGGCGAACCGGGGGCACCGTTTTATTGGTGCCCGCCGAGCCCCACTAAACTCCCCAATCAGGGGGGCCGCCCGCCAAGGGCTTATCAGCACCCTAGTTTTGGGTGCTGCTGCCGTCGCCCTGGTAGCAGGGGTAGGTGGGGCAGCTACGGTCACCAAACTAGCTGTTTGGGTGGCCGCAATGATTTTGGTGATGGTAACCATCGCCAAAATCGTTGTCCGTCCGGTGAAAGCCGACGGA
This genomic window contains:
- a CDS encoding AAA family ATPase, with protein sequence MTAPIHIIVAGAVGVANALTASQLFEQVHYCASGADLRDLIAAGVFNGRTTSDLIIIFADNLPDGGSGFSAEELIGRLTVASWKVAVIDSSGLGRNIVTSHPSAGLLTPPFSLNNLLGAISGTGIVNTEPVDQPWAWEPIELHNPEPIVTSTQQLHELLTEPAPWDNPTAPNTNQWGQPPQPGTPQPTSPPEPAWAPAVPTPTTPSASWDTSPPQQPYTQQTNPWGGTGTQTPPSPNTHQTLDTAQTPNTAGFNNEAVEDFPTNTWGTSPTKQHDWDETPPPPSNSWGTPEPAPVSNRWEEPNLAPQVVEQPSWTQSPSQPEPTPPPSNSWGTPEPVPPTSSWGETVPPQNTNQMVPAPQPEGNTAGSWGVTPTTNPVVSPSNQWETQPVVASDPDVLWGNPNNPALQEAPNTTPGQWNNTAAVTSHPAGSYQNSFPATTGGRKGIMISVAVPKGGAGKSTLALNLGVYLGLRTRNLHRTVCIIDANVQQADLGKYIHQYTPSIVTLARQMDDLQHDRINKHLFHLAGLNTSFLLGPQSSEESNPLWITPQLYTQVVDILRGLYDYIIVDTPVAEPHHELFRDFIIPSSDFLIVPTAPNYTTIANTDDWLRWITLPTPANGGGFDPDRLGVVLNRAEEDIGCSEAEVRTELAHWRYLGQIPESRAFKQAANAGEIVATRNLPDLSLAFSQVLYAATGEEILKEGFDQPTKSKSSWWPFRKQK
- a CDS encoding DUF433 domain-containing protein, which produces MSDTPTTKTSVTGFENLVALNVKDTSVVTGIPVARLKIWLEWFHFQNPTPPNRSDMRHTNPTFGVGQLCQLRNTVLLLNNNVCITQIVGVSQQLGIWSQTQHNSSPRFLAVTPNGGFYTLSEIPTHTTNLFIIDRQETLEWVKHRLQTLYDTPRSPKNVGQVTPDLYNTNITVFAGTRTPVAAVQRYLLRGIPANEILVAYPHLQHSDIETAKTHLMASLLSNPDPLL
- a CDS encoding RcpC/CpaB family pilus assembly protein; the encoded protein is MSFSSPGFNQTPQPGHPPSFGGPPPAQNVPEQGRAGRRVKTAPEKKSNSLLKLGVISALGTVALILLILTSAEPSKTYVVKAAQQLSTLSKIDDSMLEAVPVDVEAIEPNTFVADNAADALSLALETIEGAYPNTTVFLGQQIRADAFSFYSNLSETLGPDERLVSVTARPATAMLGKLGIGDIVDIVATDPSNKLSQLVVSGVEIVDVTISPQGLDAAANRQAGADGLNMQPEELLPTTPMPGTYVLRVPVEHAMNLIASDASATLYFVYRGPVVDNMVELDQTGGAPGSVLEGDITDLNSPAQFGTEPAGD